One genomic window of Leptospira perdikensis includes the following:
- a CDS encoding sensor histidine kinase, producing MDLDPWSLLKASLEGDDSGTSILSIDKITKKFEFILKNQLFESLESGFDLDGFLTNKIDNTNFSRELIYKKDGIILESSFGKFNLPGQNENKEYTKFSIKDITTKQRQEEEIAWRLRFELGVASSIQILIQQPSIRDGLPHALYQLLYFTEMDSIFFLKYEPVENIDKFHVWVNERKTTKYPPLPKELHNADWYDLGLGRWVHKLKKEKSIYLARDKALTREKWFFDQTKAETLLLIPVRFEKRFLGVMGFLKYKQNSPIHPENLMIYQSVSRWMGLFVQRDMDITELNRYKSTLESLVLERTLDLTKTKEELERAYKVKTEFLAHMSHELRTPLNSIIGFSKLIDLPATDETGKEYLNYIYTGGTRLLNMINEILNLMKIESGQIKIQITTFKPEDICRQTLELIQPQANAKGMDIRFRPPIQSKPLTSDSGKIQQILLNLLSNAIKYANQPYIEVDCEWIHDLLTISVRDFGPGISEEDQNRIFHTFTRLNDDGKIEGTGLGLSISQGLAIRLGGSLELVSQVGQGSNFKLKLPEIIK from the coding sequence ATGGATTTGGATCCTTGGTCACTTCTCAAAGCCTCACTCGAAGGAGACGACTCAGGAACCAGTATCCTATCCATTGATAAGATCACAAAAAAATTTGAATTCATTCTAAAGAATCAACTCTTTGAATCCTTAGAATCTGGATTTGATTTAGATGGTTTCCTTACGAATAAAATAGACAATACTAATTTTTCAAGGGAACTCATTTACAAAAAAGATGGAATTATATTAGAATCTTCTTTTGGTAAATTCAATCTCCCTGGGCAAAACGAAAACAAGGAATACACAAAGTTTTCCATCAAAGATATCACCACCAAACAACGACAAGAAGAGGAAATTGCTTGGCGGTTACGATTTGAATTAGGGGTTGCCTCATCCATTCAAATTCTCATCCAACAGCCATCCATTCGAGATGGATTACCACATGCCCTTTATCAACTGTTATATTTCACGGAAATGGACTCCATTTTTTTTCTTAAATACGAACCCGTTGAAAATATAGACAAGTTCCATGTTTGGGTCAACGAAAGGAAAACTACAAAATACCCTCCGTTACCAAAAGAACTCCACAACGCTGATTGGTATGATTTAGGACTTGGTCGTTGGGTTCACAAATTAAAAAAAGAAAAAAGTATTTACCTCGCTCGAGACAAAGCTCTAACAAGAGAGAAATGGTTCTTTGACCAAACAAAAGCAGAAACCCTCCTTCTCATTCCAGTACGTTTTGAAAAACGGTTTTTAGGTGTCATGGGATTTCTAAAATACAAACAAAACTCCCCTATCCATCCTGAAAATCTTATGATTTACCAATCAGTAAGTCGGTGGATGGGCCTTTTTGTACAAAGAGATATGGATATTACAGAACTAAATCGTTATAAATCTACTTTAGAGTCTTTGGTCTTAGAAAGAACCTTGGATCTCACAAAAACCAAAGAGGAACTAGAAAGAGCCTACAAAGTCAAAACTGAATTTTTAGCACATATGAGCCACGAACTTCGCACTCCCTTAAATTCGATTATTGGATTTTCGAAACTCATCGACTTACCAGCCACAGACGAAACAGGGAAAGAATATTTAAATTATATTTATACGGGTGGAACCAGACTTCTAAATATGATCAACGAAATCCTAAATTTGATGAAAATCGAATCTGGACAAATTAAGATCCAAATAACAACGTTTAAACCAGAAGATATATGTCGCCAAACTTTAGAATTAATCCAACCACAAGCGAATGCAAAGGGGATGGACATTCGTTTTCGTCCCCCCATCCAATCGAAGCCCCTAACATCGGATTCAGGAAAGATCCAACAAATCCTGCTCAATTTACTTTCTAACGCGATCAAATACGCAAATCAACCCTATATCGAAGTAGATTGTGAATGGATTCATGACTTATTGACTATTTCTGTACGTGATTTCGGCCCAGGGATCTCCGAAGAAGATCAAAATCGTATTTTTCATACCTTCACTCGGTTAAACGATGACGGAAAAATAGAAGGAACAGGGCTTGGACTTTCTATTTCACAGGGACTTGCCATCCGACTTGGTGGCAGTTTGGAACTTGTTTCCCAAGTGGGCCAAGGATCTAATTTTAAACTCAAGTTACCTGAAATTATAAAATAA
- a CDS encoding ATP-binding response regulator: MVESNVNSNKPTPTRTKEHLRRPKEPILIIEDKKENQVLLDAICKRIGMETDIAEDGKIALEMAAKRPYSLYLVDLMMPVLDGKSFIQERKKLEPSAVFIVQTAIDQTEEIIEVMKLGVYDYLLKPLHVEIVSDRLEKALEYVYLKRMEFLLIDEESKELKSQLEWLNYKESHRKTNEINSELHSILNLKTTLMQGSGLGAMSTIIDSIQQIKVDKGNDYSINKEFWDLLYENHEHNMAMMSGLDLAVDIIQNPTNLVRSKSEHLLELLPSLVETFKDEIAERELKVNLPVVKQSVYLDLDIEAMKVAIHEVFTNGLKYSKKKSHFDVFVTFVDGYFCLSAKNNIIEDEYAKQLTQVEKKLVEPFYRIHPPVESFYSKEKFSLGLGLTMVDFILHRHNGMFFIRNAIDHTTEVKADCIIAEIFLPIKNEKETNHE; this comes from the coding sequence ATGGTGGAATCGAACGTAAATTCAAACAAACCCACTCCGACTCGGACGAAGGAACACCTAAGGCGCCCTAAGGAACCTATCCTAATCATTGAGGACAAAAAGGAAAACCAAGTCCTTTTAGATGCCATTTGCAAACGAATCGGAATGGAGACAGATATCGCCGAGGATGGAAAAATCGCCTTGGAGATGGCTGCAAAACGTCCATATAGCCTTTATTTGGTGGATTTGATGATGCCAGTTCTCGATGGAAAATCATTCATCCAAGAAAGAAAAAAACTAGAACCGTCCGCTGTATTTATTGTACAAACCGCCATCGACCAGACGGAAGAAATCATCGAGGTAATGAAACTCGGTGTCTATGATTATCTTTTAAAACCCCTTCACGTAGAAATTGTATCAGATCGTTTGGAAAAAGCATTAGAATACGTCTATTTAAAAAGAATGGAATTTCTTCTCATTGATGAGGAATCAAAAGAACTCAAAAGCCAATTAGAATGGTTGAATTATAAAGAATCACATCGAAAAACAAATGAAATCAATTCCGAGTTACATTCCATTTTAAATCTAAAAACAACTTTGATGCAAGGGTCGGGACTTGGTGCTATGTCTACGATCATTGATTCCATCCAACAAATAAAAGTGGATAAGGGAAACGACTATTCGATCAACAAAGAGTTTTGGGATTTATTGTATGAAAATCATGAACATAACATGGCGATGATGTCTGGCCTAGACCTTGCCGTTGATATCATTCAAAACCCTACAAACTTAGTAAGATCAAAAAGTGAACACCTACTCGAACTATTACCTTCCCTTGTAGAAACGTTCAAAGATGAAATTGCAGAACGCGAACTAAAAGTAAATCTACCGGTAGTTAAACAATCTGTATACCTCGATCTTGATATTGAAGCGATGAAAGTGGCAATTCACGAAGTTTTCACCAATGGGCTCAAATACTCCAAAAAGAAATCTCACTTTGATGTTTTTGTCACTTTTGTTGACGGTTATTTCTGTTTATCAGCCAAAAACAATATCATCGAAGATGAATATGCAAAACAATTAACCCAAGTTGAAAAAAAACTAGTGGAACCTTTCTATCGAATCCATCCACCTGTGGAAAGTTTTTATTCAAAAGAAAAATTTAGTTTAGGTCTTGGTTTAACTATGGTTGATTTTATTCTTCACAGGCATAATGGAATGTTTTTCATTCGAAATGCCATTGATCACACTACGGAAGTTAAAGCAGACTGTATCATCGCCGAAATATTTTTACCAATCAAAAACGAAAAGGAAACAAACCATGAATAG
- a CDS encoding response regulator, translating to MNRKILIIDDSAVFRKIISVHLKNANFDLIEAGDGLEGLKQLETNEVDLIVSDMNMPNMDGISFIKKVKENPKYKFTPIIMLTTESQPEKKQQGMDAGAKAWLTKPFSPEELLDTISKLLP from the coding sequence ATGAATAGAAAAATTCTGATTATTGATGATTCTGCAGTATTTCGAAAGATTATCTCAGTACACCTAAAAAACGCTAACTTTGATTTGATTGAAGCTGGTGATGGATTAGAAGGTTTAAAACAATTAGAAACGAACGAAGTGGATTTGATTGTTTCTGATATGAATATGCCAAATATGGATGGAATTAGTTTTATCAAAAAGGTTAAAGAAAATCCTAAATATAAGTTCACACCAATCATCATGTTGACCACAGAATCCCAACCTGAAAAGAAACAACAGGGAATGGATGCTGGTGCAAAAGCTTGGCTCACAAAACCCTTCTCTCCCGAAGAGTTGTTAGACACGATTTCCAAACTACTACCTTAA
- a CDS encoding STAS domain-containing protein: MEPVQTLRESNSGFEIVWQGYLTVPFVQEWRKLSEIWTDTQGKIIQLDLSAIQRIDSAGIQLLMYLKVLSEKKHQSLQLKNHSLAVLKVLDILGLVSFFGDRVKVKKEHSGEVEFRYGTRKVG, encoded by the coding sequence ATGGAACCAGTCCAGACCCTTCGAGAATCCAATTCAGGTTTCGAAATCGTTTGGCAAGGGTATTTAACTGTACCCTTCGTTCAGGAATGGAGGAAACTTTCTGAAATTTGGACGGACACCCAAGGTAAAATCATTCAATTGGACCTAAGTGCAATTCAAAGAATTGATTCGGCGGGTATCCAACTTCTAATGTATTTAAAAGTCTTAAGTGAAAAAAAACATCAGTCCCTTCAACTCAAAAACCATTCGCTCGCTGTGCTTAAGGTTTTAGATATATTGGGACTTGTTAGTTTTTTTGGAGACCGAGTTAAAGTAAAAAAAGAACATTCTGGTGAAGTAGAATTTAGATATGGAACGAGGAAAGTCGGATAA
- a CDS encoding chemotaxis protein CheA, with the protein MDLTEVIDAYLVESEEFLRDMEAILLRTEVSSPSDDDLNAIFRAVHTIKGTAGMFGFESTVKFTHVVENLLDQLRSHEIPFQSELTEILLNAKDHLSYLVSEETKGKIPDSKIANGNSILEMMKPFQKGDISVFAKKDSNQIRNEDEKESGMTKKEDFSKSPISEPNSSYRIPGYLISFRPNRNVFSQGLDPISFIGYLKKIGSIHSLKTISEIVTHWEEFDPESCYLGFEIHLVSDSDLETVRKVFNFIENDSFLHVLPQGSTIEDLADLSGQLPEEEILLGNIWKEIGILTDISLIHYFEELKSRKTGFSSSVNFGTKLSSLEVQAQEVAETKLSANPIKDQNKSATIKVDSKRIDNLINRVGELVVSCANMNQLIGFTEDSNLQESSILAMRLLNEVREISLKLRMVPIGDSFQKYTRTVRDLGKELGKDIKLITEGNETELDRNIVEKLGDPLTHLVRNACDHGLETPEEREKKGKPKQGTIKLNAYHEAGSVVIEITDDGNGIQKEKVWQKAIDKGLVSGSIPDSEEEIFKLLFHPGLSTASQITNVSGRGVGLDVVLQNIESLRGAITVKSTPNQGSRFILRLPLTLAIIDGFLVAVGQNQFIIPMDMVLECLHFTDDNKTDSNQFFALRGNLIPFLRLRDYYPTDSVGNTLRENIVIVRNGEKKAGIVVERLLGEYQTVIKPMGSVFRHVKGVSGSSILGDGNVALIIDIPSLFERTIAIENERLYK; encoded by the coding sequence ATGGATTTAACAGAGGTTATAGATGCCTATCTAGTTGAATCCGAAGAATTTCTTCGAGATATGGAAGCAATCCTTCTTCGTACTGAAGTTTCTAGTCCTTCCGATGATGATTTAAATGCAATTTTCCGAGCAGTTCATACCATCAAAGGTACGGCAGGAATGTTTGGATTCGAGTCTACTGTAAAGTTCACCCATGTTGTAGAAAATCTTTTAGACCAGTTACGTTCTCACGAAATCCCCTTCCAATCTGAACTGACAGAAATTTTACTCAATGCCAAAGACCATCTCTCTTATTTAGTTTCCGAGGAAACCAAAGGTAAAATCCCTGATTCAAAAATCGCAAACGGAAATTCCATTTTGGAAATGATGAAACCCTTTCAAAAGGGGGATATCAGTGTATTTGCAAAAAAAGATTCTAATCAAATTCGAAACGAAGATGAAAAAGAAAGTGGAATGACAAAGAAAGAGGATTTTTCTAAAAGTCCGATTTCGGAACCAAATTCTAGTTATAGAATTCCAGGATATTTAATTTCCTTTCGACCCAACCGAAATGTCTTTTCCCAAGGTTTGGACCCTATTTCATTCATTGGATATTTAAAAAAGATAGGATCCATTCATTCTTTAAAAACTATTTCTGAAATTGTTACTCACTGGGAAGAGTTTGACCCTGAATCTTGTTATTTGGGATTCGAAATCCATTTGGTTTCTGATTCTGATTTAGAAACAGTTCGAAAAGTTTTCAATTTTATTGAAAATGATTCTTTTTTACATGTTCTACCGCAGGGATCAACCATCGAAGACCTTGCCGACCTTTCGGGACAACTCCCAGAAGAAGAAATATTACTTGGCAATATTTGGAAAGAGATCGGAATCCTAACAGACATTAGCCTAATCCATTACTTTGAAGAATTAAAATCGCGGAAAACAGGCTTTTCCTCTTCAGTCAACTTTGGCACAAAACTGTCTTCTTTAGAAGTTCAGGCACAAGAAGTAGCAGAAACAAAACTTTCAGCAAATCCAATCAAAGATCAAAATAAATCGGCAACGATTAAGGTCGATTCCAAACGAATCGACAACCTAATCAACCGAGTGGGTGAACTTGTTGTTTCCTGTGCCAATATGAACCAACTCATTGGATTTACAGAAGATTCAAACCTACAAGAGTCTTCCATTCTTGCTATGAGACTCCTTAATGAAGTTCGTGAAATTTCTCTCAAACTGCGAATGGTTCCCATTGGAGATAGTTTTCAAAAGTATACAAGAACGGTCAGGGACCTAGGAAAAGAACTTGGAAAGGATATCAAACTCATCACTGAAGGTAATGAAACCGAACTAGACCGTAACATAGTAGAGAAGTTAGGTGATCCTCTAACCCATTTAGTGAGAAACGCTTGTGATCATGGATTGGAAACCCCGGAAGAACGAGAAAAAAAAGGGAAACCGAAACAAGGCACAATCAAACTGAATGCCTATCATGAAGCAGGAAGTGTAGTTATTGAAATTACGGATGATGGCAATGGTATTCAAAAGGAAAAGGTATGGCAAAAGGCCATCGATAAAGGTCTCGTTTCTGGTTCCATACCTGATTCGGAAGAAGAAATATTTAAACTTCTATTCCATCCAGGTCTGTCCACTGCCTCTCAAATTACAAATGTTTCTGGTCGAGGTGTGGGCCTTGATGTTGTACTTCAAAACATAGAGTCACTACGTGGTGCCATCACAGTCAAATCCACGCCCAATCAAGGAAGTCGTTTCATCCTTAGGTTGCCATTAACTTTAGCCATTATCGACGGATTTTTGGTAGCGGTTGGACAAAACCAATTCATCATTCCGATGGATATGGTTTTGGAATGTTTACACTTTACAGATGACAACAAAACTGATTCCAATCAATTTTTTGCCCTTAGAGGGAATTTGATTCCCTTTCTCCGATTAAGAGACTATTATCCAACAGACTCCGTCGGGAATACATTACGCGAGAACATTGTCATTGTTAGAAATGGAGAAAAAAAAGCAGGGATCGTTGTAGAACGACTGCTCGGAGAATACCAAACGGTAATCAAACCAATGGGTTCCGTATTTCGACATGTAAAAGGTGTGAGTGGATCAAGTATTTTAGGAGATGGAAATGTCGCTCTTATCATAGACATTCCTTCTCTTTTTGAAAGAACCATAGCGATTGAAAACGAAAGATTATATAAATGA
- a CDS encoding methyl-accepting chemotaxis protein — protein MKNNKINTTLIVFFLTGLLFVIWTSFYSWGTLTDSFPSEETKKNQIQKQETLETVWNLSQSIQSDLFTILQSQELDKTLVAKIKYDLEKLNSSFERTSALPSSKEESSILKVLTTEKDNYVKNIQVYLNEPEDLSKKDLIKSSLPQLWKSYSNSISHWNVQLAKDNLSENTNESNSPKEKFLPIVISGGIFVFITAVLLLLLRKQMGKPLKDAIQIKTALDSVSTNVMISDLDLNVVYMNKAIHTMFAKSEADIKTQIRNFSLKDLMGSNIDGYHKDPSHQRKLLGTFTSEHKTSIKIGNREFSLIANPIITPSGERLGSVVEWADVTESNANSRAIDRSQATVEFNMDGTVTHANENFLNLMGYNLTEVKGQHHRIFVESQEANSEGYRQFWASLGRGEFQTAEYKRIGKNGKEVWLQATYTPILDANGKPYKVIKFATDITENKKQVREFIGQIEAINKAQATIEFNMDGTIITANDIFQKTMGYSLQEIAGKHHRMFVEPSMVNSEDYRQFWATLNRGEYQTAEYRRIGKGGKGVWLQATYNPILDLNGKPYKVIKFATDITDQKNIAIETARIVDDLVIGLAALENGDLTQLITNDYDGGFAKLRDSFNNTSKKLVDIINDVRTNTDALVNAADEVASTASTLSQGASEQAASVEETSASLEEMGASIDQNAENAKQTDTIATKSAKDAKQGGEAVRNTVSAMKEIADKISIIEDIAYQTNLLALNAAIEAARAGEHGKGFAVVASEVRKLAERSQKSANEIGSLAGTSVQIAESAGKLIEEIVPAINKTADLVQEITAASQEQSSGVNEVNKAMGQLDQVSQQSASASEELAAIAEELQAQAEKLLSSISFFKLGKQSAFQASLETRQSKPVAKSSGRQPIPGNRKANPSDETDKFQKY, from the coding sequence ATGAAAAATAATAAGATAAACACAACACTAATAGTTTTTTTCCTTACGGGTTTACTGTTTGTGATTTGGACTTCCTTTTATTCTTGGGGAACATTAACAGACTCTTTTCCCTCAGAAGAAACCAAAAAAAATCAAATTCAAAAACAGGAAACACTAGAAACGGTTTGGAACTTAAGCCAATCCATTCAGTCTGATCTTTTTACTATCTTACAATCCCAAGAACTGGATAAAACTTTAGTTGCTAAAATAAAATACGATTTAGAAAAACTAAACTCCTCCTTCGAACGGACTTCCGCCCTTCCCTCCTCTAAAGAGGAATCTTCCATTTTAAAGGTTCTCACTACAGAAAAAGACAACTATGTCAAAAACATTCAGGTGTATTTGAACGAACCAGAAGATCTTTCCAAAAAAGACCTCATTAAATCGTCATTACCACAGTTATGGAAATCTTATTCTAATTCCATTTCTCATTGGAATGTACAACTCGCAAAGGATAACCTTTCGGAAAATACAAACGAATCAAACTCTCCAAAAGAAAAATTTTTACCAATCGTTATTTCCGGTGGAATCTTTGTTTTTATCACAGCGGTTTTATTATTACTTTTACGAAAACAAATGGGAAAACCTTTAAAGGATGCCATTCAAATCAAAACTGCACTTGATAGTGTATCAACGAATGTGATGATTTCCGATTTAGATTTGAACGTTGTGTATATGAATAAAGCCATTCATACTATGTTTGCCAAATCGGAAGCAGACATCAAAACTCAAATTCGTAATTTTTCACTAAAAGATTTAATGGGAAGTAATATTGATGGTTATCATAAAGATCCAAGCCACCAAAGAAAACTACTAGGTACTTTTACTTCCGAACACAAAACCAGTATTAAAATTGGTAACCGAGAGTTCAGTTTGATTGCCAATCCTATCATCACTCCAAGTGGAGAAAGATTAGGCAGTGTTGTGGAGTGGGCCGATGTCACGGAATCCAACGCAAATTCAAGAGCCATTGACAGGTCACAAGCAACTGTCGAATTCAATATGGATGGAACAGTTACTCATGCGAATGAGAATTTCTTAAATTTAATGGGCTATAACCTGACTGAAGTTAAAGGGCAACACCATCGAATTTTTGTCGAATCCCAAGAAGCAAATTCGGAAGGATATCGGCAATTTTGGGCATCTCTCGGCCGAGGAGAATTTCAAACGGCTGAATACAAACGAATTGGTAAAAATGGAAAAGAAGTTTGGCTCCAAGCAACTTACACACCGATCCTAGATGCCAACGGTAAACCTTATAAAGTGATTAAATTTGCCACAGACATCACTGAAAACAAAAAACAAGTGAGAGAATTTATCGGCCAAATTGAAGCCATCAATAAAGCACAGGCAACCATCGAATTCAATATGGATGGAACGATCATTACTGCCAATGATATCTTTCAAAAAACAATGGGATATAGCTTACAAGAAATTGCAGGGAAACACCATCGAATGTTTGTGGAACCTTCCATGGTCAATTCGGAAGACTACCGTCAGTTTTGGGCAACACTCAACAGAGGGGAGTATCAAACGGCAGAATATAGAAGGATCGGCAAGGGAGGAAAAGGAGTTTGGCTCCAAGCAACCTATAACCCTATCCTTGATCTCAATGGAAAACCTTATAAAGTAATCAAATTTGCAACAGACATCACTGACCAAAAAAACATCGCAATCGAAACAGCTCGCATTGTAGACGACCTGGTGATTGGTCTGGCAGCATTAGAAAATGGAGACCTAACTCAACTCATCACTAATGATTACGATGGAGGATTTGCAAAACTAAGGGACTCCTTTAACAATACTTCAAAAAAACTGGTGGATATCATAAACGATGTAAGAACCAATACCGATGCATTGGTGAATGCTGCCGACGAAGTTGCATCAACCGCAAGTACCCTTTCACAAGGAGCAAGTGAACAAGCAGCATCTGTAGAAGAAACTTCTGCATCCTTAGAAGAAATGGGTGCCTCCATCGATCAAAATGCAGAAAATGCAAAACAAACAGATACCATTGCCACCAAATCGGCAAAAGATGCAAAACAAGGTGGGGAAGCGGTAAGGAATACGGTATCCGCAATGAAAGAAATTGCAGATAAAATTTCTATTATTGAAGATATTGCTTATCAAACCAACTTACTTGCATTAAATGCAGCGATTGAGGCGGCAAGAGCCGGAGAACATGGAAAAGGATTTGCTGTTGTCGCTTCTGAAGTTAGAAAACTAGCAGAACGTTCACAAAAATCGGCAAATGAAATTGGAAGCCTAGCTGGAACTTCTGTGCAAATTGCAGAATCAGCAGGAAAACTCATTGAGGAAATAGTTCCAGCCATCAATAAAACTGCAGATCTTGTTCAAGAAATCACTGCGGCAAGTCAAGAGCAGTCCTCGGGTGTGAACGAGGTCAATAAAGCCATGGGACAACTCGACCAAGTCTCTCAACAATCAGCATCTGCTTCAGAAGAATTAGCAGCAATTGCCGAAGAACTCCAGGCTCAAGCAGAGAAACTACTCTCCTCCATTAGTTTCTTTAAATTGGGAAAACAAAGTGCCTTCCAAGCGAGTTTAGAAACAAGACAATCAAAACCTGTTGCAAAATCATCGGGGAGACAACCAATACCAGGTAATAGGAAGGCAAACCCGTCGGATGAAACAGATAAGTTTCAAAAGTATTAA
- a CDS encoding chemotaxis protein CheW codes for MQELQYLTFLISEELFGLGILYIKEIIEFESVTHVPMMPDYIPGVINLRGNVVPVIDLNTRFYKKKTGTTRKTCIIITEIKLETETIDVGLLVDAVNEVVDITPESIEEPPSFGSKIRLDFIQGLGKLDNKFVIILKVNQILELSELQAIQETSSNVT; via the coding sequence ATGCAGGAACTCCAATACTTAACCTTTCTCATTTCAGAAGAACTTTTTGGTTTGGGAATTTTGTACATCAAAGAGATCATCGAATTTGAATCGGTGACTCACGTGCCCATGATGCCAGATTACATTCCTGGCGTGATTAACCTCAGGGGAAACGTGGTGCCAGTCATCGATCTCAATACAAGATTCTACAAAAAGAAAACAGGAACCACTCGTAAAACCTGCATCATCATCACCGAAATCAAACTTGAAACAGAAACCATTGATGTCGGACTCCTTGTAGATGCTGTAAACGAAGTGGTAGACATTACACCTGAATCCATCGAAGAACCTCCAAGTTTCGGCTCTAAAATCCGATTGGATTTTATCCAAGGGCTCGGAAAATTAGATAACAAATTTGTGATTATTTTAAAGGTGAATCAAATTTTGGAGCTATCTGAGTTACAAGCCATCCAAGAAACTTCGTCCAATGTTACTTAA
- a CDS encoding chemotaxis protein CheD, protein MDSPKEVTDRFLNPGEIFFGGAEFRVRTLLGSCVSIVLWHPTRHIGGMCHYLLPTPADIHSEKTHKYGQDAVTFFLTEIKKQKSKPNEFYAKIFGGSNMFLHEEREILKDSSTSHVGSRNIEFAKKILKENEFKIISEDIGGTLSRKIYFTVWDGEVWVEKK, encoded by the coding sequence ATGGACTCACCCAAAGAAGTTACAGACCGGTTTTTGAACCCCGGGGAAATATTTTTCGGCGGGGCCGAATTTAGAGTTCGTACTTTACTTGGATCCTGTGTTTCCATTGTTTTGTGGCACCCCACTCGCCATATCGGGGGGATGTGCCACTACCTCTTACCCACTCCTGCTGACATTCACTCTGAAAAAACGCATAAATATGGCCAAGATGCTGTTACGTTTTTTTTAACAGAAATTAAAAAACAAAAATCAAAACCAAATGAGTTTTATGCTAAAATTTTCGGAGGATCCAATATGTTCCTCCACGAAGAAAGAGAAATTCTAAAAGATAGTTCTACTTCACATGTTGGATCACGGAATATTGAGTTTGCTAAAAAAATTCTAAAAGAAAATGAATTTAAAATTATATCCGAAGACATTGGTGGAACTTTATCTAGAAAGATCTATTTTACAGTTTGGGATGGCGAAGTTTGGGTAGAGAAAAAATAA